The sequence aaacacgtttggaaggctcagacaacaatgcaatttaaccaacctcctatgtcaaagtattagcgatcgaaagtgaaagtatatgtgacatgcggcgttcttcctgataaccacagatatattgaaattaaaatcacttggtcacactcgctttgttcatgtttcttgcggctgccgtccactttggctttctccgctgcaccttgaataagaatatctttgtttattaatttgcacatgaataatcattataataataatattaaaataagggtgataattacatataacaaggctggccgttcgataatttgcaaacggttttttgcccttccggcccaatcagctatagcagactgccatgccagcacgtcagtcataatgatacctagactttcctggcaaagttgtagctgttgtgccccccgtattgtgcacttctgctgcctaaaataaaaaattgttatgtagcatatcacattctgttaatttaatgaaaatgaaagataaacgtcagctattttaagtgtatttattaaacaagtcattggtctcttcggcctcctttgcttttcttctagccttcgtgtagccgtctagaagcattatataattattattttaattatacatgtatggtgtgtaactactttaacttaccaaaggtactgtttttgaagatctttacagaaaagtgctcccacgaaggttgaggcagttcacattgttggattgcgttgctcaattttgatttgtgtaccggtggccaataacatttgtcgccttccagccaactatttggcactgcttctaccgttccgtccgccaaaaattggacaacggtccatgtatttgtaggcatctccatttgtgtgtatatattctaagaattgaaaagtatggtaaaatttagagactaatttaaacatatatgtaattacgacgtaaatatatttaattaaagaatatatttagaaaaatagcaaatagaatgaaggaatggaaatatgaccaatttttgttcattttttgacttcacacttatttacacattagggcggtagactcgtttccaggattgcaatcaattgcaatcccgcacccttacaatcctggaaaaagcagtctacccccttacaataccgaaagtactttctttgactttcttgccaaccccatagtaaacttcgaatatagcggaagggcatcagcaaaaaacactaacggtaacaaataacagcaatggaagtacttacttttgtaaatatacactcgtcggataaattatcactattacaatacactaatacaattagacacttctctaaacctggtgtcgaccggtgtcgaccatgtgcgccggaccaaaaatagtaacttcaacagcgccactcggggtgaactacgaagacagagaagcagatatgtttctcgcaggaaagacactgacagagaatatatgaaacagcttgattttttcgatcacgcgggtaagccgcatttcgcgaagaagcaatatttttttatgctctttgtgttgaaatattctctgcattattgcggggtcccgtacagagcccttttttggatttggctcttggaactttgtaaacaacaaaagtgtacatttttatggaagaactttttttctgtacactttttccaaatgctctttgcgttgaaatactctctgtattattgcggattagcatgcagagctcttttttcgaaaaagtgcacagaaaaaagttcttccttagaagttgtatccccctactccaccccactctttaccggcggcgtaggaaaaacaacgtctccggaaaatgtctctcagtcgccaaaaagatatcctttatggagacgttgcatttacgactgaaatgagacagctgaaagacgttcaccctctgctgtgaagacaacgtctccataaagatatctttttggcgactaaAAGACGTATCTTTGGGACATAGACGTTCAGACGGGACGACGACATGAAACAGACATCTATGAGACGATGTGTGCTGGTTGGGTTCGTTAAACATTGACTtctgaaattaataaatacgTTTCGATGAAATTAATTGAATTGATCGAATTCATGCACAAGTAAttatacataaaaaataatcattttatttCTGTTGTATAATGTTTGAATTATTACGCATTATCTTTTAGGCACGACTATGTTACTTGCAATCGAAATTTATTCGTTGAATTCTAATTATACCAACATGTTTATCTTGTAATCAACGTGTATGTTCTGTTACGATGTTTCCAAATGTATTGTACATATTCTTTGAAGCTTAAATAGCAAAAATCTTTTTACATTTCTCGTGGAAATAAATGTTATCTCTCtcgatttttataaatcatGCTTTTCAGTCATTCTCGTCATCCCTTCGACTTACAGCGAAAATGTAAAATTAACTTGTCGCACTATTGGTAATTTAAGTTATTATTATGACATAATCGTATTATTGATTTTCCTTTATTGAGCAGCACATGCGTTCTGCCGAGTAGAGCATATAAAGAATACACTGGCATGTTACAATAAAACTTTTTCTTCGTATAAAaatgatatatatgtatatgtatatatatacactttTACTGTTACACACGTACAGTATACGATTAGTCATGTTAGATTACAATTAAGTTACAGTAGAGATTTCAGATCATTACaggtaaatgaaaataaaatatctgtaacatataataaaacaaagtaaacaaataaatacaaaaaaaataaaataaaatgcacTTTGGACGGTAAGCATTACAAATAATACTGAGAACATTTTTCGCAAAAGGAAAACTTAAGTATTTTACACGTAATAAGGAAACTATTGATGAGAGATTTCGTTgacatttttatatatacaaatttgtatctctggtaAGAAAGGCGCTGGAGATGTTGACATGGCAAATAGACGTTCGAATTTCACGAAAACATGTTATCAGATGGATTAGTTGCTAATATAATTTGgcaactaataataataataataataacgaagGTATTTGATACAGTAGAGTACAAAAGAAACAAGAAATAACTAAATCTGCCTTCCTACAAGGATATacagaaaatatatgtatatctagcATTAGTTGCTATTCTGCCTTGATGGTCAGTCTAAATTACAAAAGTACAATAAATACTTACGCACCTCTCAATCTAAAGTAACAACAGTtttgcaattacaattttatCGTACTATCCCTTAAATGTTTCGTAACTTACAATTAATATACTACCTCGATCTAAGCATTGAAATACAAACTTTGTTTTCCAAGATAATACAACAATGGCAACTTCTATCCGTAcaagataaaatatttttccaaaatGTGATATTATCCTGTCGCGTTTTTATGTAACAATTcgattcatatatatattttcaagATGATATTCGATTCAATAATAAGCAGATATACAATTATCCTtcgaaatatataatattcaatGTTTCATCTTTCGAGGAAAAACTTTTATCAGTTTTGTACCAGTCtggtttctttttatttataggATATTTGAATGCAACTTCTTATATTCTACGAATCAGTTAAGTTTCTCTGCCTCCGCAAACTCCTTTCGCAGAGTGTTTCTTCTTTCCCTTACtatcagacagcggatttaattaatttatgacaaaaacgagtaggtgtagTTTCACACATTAAAAACGttaaacgaatttaaaaatacttttatatcattttcagcCTATTGAATATATTAGGAGTCGAGTTAGTTGCAAGTCGAGAAGAAAtgtttatgttgcataaagagatccgctgtctgcttattatttattgttaattggAAACAGTAGAAATTGCGGTTTCGTATTAATTCTATGAAATTCTTCGTATGACACTTCAAAGTGCACTTATCTCGTAAGCATATCCTTACCTATCAATGAATTCTATAATCGATACGCTGTTGcagtataattttatatttagatgAACCATTCCTTTTTCTTTTGAACTTGATGGCCTGTGGTGGAGTGAACAACAGCTGAGTCCGGATCTAATGCAATTTCAGCACCTTTGTCCTCTTGTGTCAAATATTCGCCTTTGTGTCGCGACATGTATCTTCCTATAAGTACCGCCATGATTACTAAAGCTATGATAATGATAGCTAACACGCTGCCCAGGATGGCGGTGTCAGTTTCATTGTACGCAGCTCGAACTTTTTCCTCGTCCACCTCCGGAGGCGGACGCGTTTCAACGACGTCTGGAGGATGTGTGATCGGTTCGACACCGCAAAAGTCTTCTGTGAGAGGAGTGCCAAATGTACGGACGTTCGCAGGTCCATCTTCTTGGAATAGTAACTTCAGAGGATATATATCATCGAACTCGACTCTGGACAGGCATCCTGCAAATCCCTCCGTCATCGACTCGTTCCTCCCGATGTACATGTActgaatattattaaattgaGCATCCGCGGACGTTTTGATATTGAAATGGAACTCTTTCGGCTCGTAATTGTCGACTTGTAGAACAAGAGTGGATCCTGAGTTCTTCCTGCCCACTCGAACGTCATGATACTGTCCCAAACCGAAGTGTTTGTTAGGGAATATCACTTCTTGCCGTTCGAAGCCAAAGTCAAACACCACGCGCAAGTGTCCGCTGTTCGAAACCATGATTGTCATGTACTCGCCGGAAATGTTTGAGAATAGGCCAAGCAAGAAACCTCTGGGATTCGTCGTGGTAAAGCCGACTCGAATCTTTTCGGATATCGTCGAACGCCAACTGCCCATGAAGTCGTACTTTATTATCGAACTGGGACGCATGTTCACACCGATctctgaaattgtatttgtagagTGAGCACAGGATTGCTACTTAACGACTATGCCACGGTAAGTATAAAGATCAGGGACTTAATACATATTTGACGTCATAGCGATACATTAAAGTCGCGATCTGACTCCCTGAGCATCCCCGCGAGAGACCAAGAAGCTCGAGTTGCAGCgcggtccgtgtttacatgctgtccttttctaaaTACGTTCGGCATCCTCTGTACTTTCGGCGTGGACGACGCAGTCATAAAGAAAAATAGTTTtcctacacgatctctgtcccttctcggaacaggcgatgggagctagatcgcgactttactgtatttcggtttctataaagattatgaatagacagcggatctgtatgcaaaatatttttatacatcaatcgCAATCTTTAGaagctaagtaaaaatttattctgctcattaataattttcatatGATCAAAATAGCATATCGacattgttaaactcttttaatctttttactgttgtgaattacacttactcatttttgtcataaatgcataaaatccgcagtctagttctgAAGGTATTTCACCACGATAAGGATAAAGATAAACAAATATATACCGTCTGCGCAAATGGGGCCCTTGAACGCGGTCCAGCGGCAGTCGCACGAATATCCGTCGTATCTTTCGTGGCATGTTCCGTTGTTAAGGCACGGACTACTTTCGCATTTACCCATGCAACCTTCGGAGACACCGTACAGCCCTTGCCGAGTATAACTTCTGAGGTCCTGTAGCTGTCCGTTTAATAGAAGCGCTCTAATACATCCTACATAGCCGTCCCTGTAATCCGTTGTAGCGCCGACCACAAGATCCGATGTCAGATGAACTGCTCGTACCGGTCCCGGTGGTTCCCGCACTTCATTTTTCAATGCTCCGTCCACTACTATTCTAGCTTCTTTACGGTTTCTTTCGACAGACACGGAGTGCCACCGATTATCGGCTAATCTATAAGATGTCTGAACGCTGACGGTGAGCGGGCCACCACCTGCCAAGTACTGGAATTGAATCTGATTCCCGctgtttatagaaattttaatataatccgTAGGCCCCTTGCTGTGAATTATAACTGCATTGTCAATCGTTGTTTTAAACTCGAAAAATATGTCACCGCTGTGACCGATATCAAAGGTTGGGAGATTGATAGTGGCGTCAACGACACGGAATGTTACTACGTTCTTGAACAAATCTACAAGAAAACAAGACAATTCGATTACGTCAATTGCGATCAGGGTAATATCGTATTATGAGTGATATTAAACACTAGGTTTATGGGCTCTATTATTGTTAATTTACGATTATCAAGATTGTAAAGGTGCATTTGTGAGgttttattcaacaaatttatttctttaagtATATattctaaaaaaagaaatagccaGTTTTAGTGCTctataaacctagtgttaattgtAAGGAACAAGTGTACAAGGAACTCAAATAGCTACGTATTTGCGGGATTGAATCTAATTACCATTATGATACGACTAATAAATACGATGTACCAAAACGTGATGTGCATTATTTACACATCAGTATCCGTGGCTACATGATCAAATTGTCAAAAATGTCTTACCTGATCTTACCTTGGTGGTGTACCAAGGTAATTCAGAACCTTCCAaagaatttcaaataaattaagTTTCCTTGTTCACATGCGCAAAGTTGACAAGAATTTGTTGGACCTACCATCTCCCTCGCAGACGAGAGGTCCAAGCGTGTAACGTCCTTCTTTTTCATCAACGGGGGTACCAGTATCGCCGAAACGTAATTGTTTAACAGGAAGATATTCTTTCTCAGTAATGTCGCCGCTGTCTTCGAGAGCACCGTCAAGATCAGAATCGCAATTGCACCATTTCGTAGGGTCTGCACAATTCCCAAGGATACCGCACTCGCATTTGCGTGATCCTGGCAGAGCTCCACCCCAGTAGTCCATCTTCTGGTTGTTTCTGCTGACCCACCACGAGTTTGGCCTAAAATAGTCTCCTTGCGGCACTGAAAGGATCACCAATCGTTTTTAATAGAATTTTATCGAGATAAGTACATCACTTGGATaagttttatttcaaataaGTACCTGGCGAATTGAACAACTTCGAGCGTACACACTCGTAACTGATTCTCTGACTACAACTTGTGGATCGGTTCAGAAGCGCTTCGATCTGGTCCATGTCAGCGTCGTAGATGATATCTTGCACGAAACTGCCTGGTTCTTGGAATCCATCTACAGGCGTGATGCGTTCATTGTTGTGCCTTACAATGGTTCTCACACGGCCATCCGTGTAGAATTCACAAACCACACGGAACGGATCCAGTGGGCCGCTTCCGTCcacatctattttaatatctgcTCGTTGATTTACTGAATTGATATTCTTGTATGCCTCGCAGGAGAGTGGGTTTAATGCTGTGAATGAAAGCAAAGGATTAACAATTAGGATGAAGGATTAACAAGTGAATGCAATGTGATACAATCGGTTGGCTTACAGGTATGACACACTGCTCCCGTGTAACCCGTATTGGCACAATCGCAGAAGAATTCATCAGAATTTTGACGACAAACACCAGAATGTTTGCATGGGTTTGGATTGCAACGGTCCATCATTTGGCAAGCATCGAAGACGACTTCGTTCTTGCAACAGTATTCTTCTTCCTTCCAGTCAGTCGGCAATTTATAATTGCCATCGATGCTTATCATTCGCATGCATCCAACAAACCCGCGGTTGCTTTCTATTCCAGTGACGCCGCCTATTAAATACACCGGTCCCGTTGTCATCTCTAACATGCGTTTAGTTCTCATCGGTGTCCCGTCGACATTTAAAATCAGACTATTCTTGGATATCGCTAAAGTAACTTGGTGCCATTTGCCGTCGTTGAACTTCTCGTTGAAATTGTCTAAAACTACTGGCGGACTGTCTTTCGTTTGTATGTCGACCTTTAGTTTTCCGTCTTCCAAGTACAACTGCAACAAGTCAGAACAAATAGCAAGGTTTtagaatatgaaaacatgcgTATAAAACAACGTGAAAGGAGAGATCGATTCGCAAACCTTTACGAAACCTGGTGATGTAAACTGATGATATAAAATGATCCCCTTGTCTTCGTATGTTCGGAACGTGAGGGAGACATTCATGGAAGATATTCCCTCGTAGCCTTTAAGTCTTGCGTACGATCCCTGAGTTAAAAATGTAACAGGAATTACGGGCGGTTCGGGACAGCTGTAGAGCGTATTCACTTTGTAGTATCTCAAGTTTTCTCCGGTGATTTCAGTCTCTGTTAAGTCATGAATGATATTAGTGGCATTCAGGTAAAAATTCTCTATACACCCTGTGAAATTTTGATTGACCAATAGTCCATCTTGCTTGTTAGGAACACCGCCAATGTAAAGCTGGAAAAGTATTTTTCAACATGAATCACGACGAATTCGAGTATGCAAAACGAAACGTTAAATGTATCTTTCGTCGTACTACTTACTGCTCTATTTAAATCCAGTCTGTAAAATTCGCCTTTGACTCTTCCTTTAATTAATACCCTATCTACAGAAAACGATATATTCTTTCTGTTGCGTGATATCAAAACGTCATGCCACATATTGTCGTCCAACAAACTCCCAACAGATAAGCTCGTCATAATGCCAGATCCAAGATCGATATTTAATATCATCCTATTGTCCTTTAGCTGCAGAGCTACGTAATCTCCTTGCGTACCACGGGAGTACATTAATACTCCATCGGCATTGTTCGTTTTGAATCGGAATCGTATAAAATGTCTATCAGTTTCTATTGGTTCTCTTAGTAAATCGTATCGCAGTAAGGACGAACCATTGAAGGAAAGAACATGGGACACTATAAATAGACAaaaggaaaatataaaacagcattAGAATGTTCCATTCTGTATAATTAACACATTTCAACTCTTACCATAATTGCAACCATACAGTTCTAGTCTCAATGATATTCTGTCCCTCCATCGGGTTGGATTTATTCGAAGCCATTGCGCTATAATCGGTACCTCGAATTTATTAAGTTTTATGGTGTCCCCGTCCACATTTCCCTTGAACATCTATTGCAAAAAGAAAAGTAATGGAATCAAAAACAGAAGTTCTACGCTTACATGAGCGTGAGTATCGTATAATTATTTGTAAATCATCTGTGTGTGAAATTGTCTCGAAGTATCGAGCAAGAAAGGCCTGAGTTTGTGTTAGTAAAACGAATTTCATGTACATACAACATCGATAGtatttgaaattgttttcaGTCAGGGTAAATGAAAgtgaattgaaaaatatagaaCAGATGTAGTCTCAGCATGATTTTCTTGTGAGCTTGTTAGTACACCATTGTTAATTACAAGTGCAAAGCATAGATGCAGAAGTATAAAATGTCTCGTTAAAGATATCATTCAAAGTGAAACAAGTAGATTCGCGCTTTAAACGGTACGCAAAGTACTTCTCTTGTGTTTCTGTCGTTTGAAACAGATCGATCGTGACACGAATATTTTGTACAATGAGTCAGTAAGAAATTCTATGAAAATTTGAAGGCACCAATATAATTCCTTTCATACCTCCACCGACTAAAGAAACGACTTCCACCGTATAAATATGAAAACCAAGTTTTCCCATTGTTTAAAAGGACGGGAATACTAGAAGGTCAGATCAAAATTATAGTCCCATTTTGTATGGTATGTACATTGTATAAAACGTGTTACACACCCAAGATATTATTGTACGCGTGTTATATCTGAAGAAGTTTCGATTTAGAGAAGTTCTACGTTTTCTTATAGTCAGTATCTCTATTAATACCTCATCTACACCATCCTGGCTCTCATAACTGGCCCAGGCTTGCCCATCGTCAGAGTATTGGACAATGTACTCTGTCACATACTCGTTAGTATGAGCACGACCTCGTGTGGCAATGCTGCGTATCTCATATCTGTCCCCCAGTTCCACAGTAAGATGTTGATCATAACTGCTAAGCTCTGGTGACCACGTAGAACCTCCTGCAAAGCCCAGCCCCATGtccatgtgtaaaagaaaagagTACAAGCAAAGCAGATAAATAGGAGGAGAAAGTAATGTTGTAAGTAATTAGATGATTTTAGTGACTCCCTTTCTTGTTTCAGTGAACGTGTTTCAAACACTTGTGGTGCACATACAACGATAGTTATGTATTTACCATATCAAATCACTTATAAAAACGTATTTACAGCGATGGAAGAATTTACGAGAATTATGCGATTGTAATATGCACAACATGTGAGTTTCAAATGCTATACAGCCATTCCTATTAATACAAGAAACATTCCGATGTGTAGTTTTGTGCAGAACATGTGATTCATACCTACCTAAAAATCCAGGGAACAGTGTACGGTTTTAGAAATAGTAATTCATTAGATATTTCACTCTGACGAGCGAGTAGCAAGCATCGAACCAGTATGACTACAGCTACAATACCTTAGTGCAACTAGTATGGATTTATTAGTACCGAAGCAACGATATTAAGTAACATGTACCTTCCTAATTAAAATCCCCTGATGGATTATGGCTACATTAAGCACAGACAGTGATTGGAAAGATGTAGAAGATCAGTTTACCTTaatgttaccatcttcttctTTGTAATCGACGTAGTCCAGGCCATTCGTACCATAACTGATACCATACTCCATAACATACTCTTTTTGCACTGCTCGCCCCTGGGTCGCCACAGCTGtgatgttcattatttgacccAGGTCGATAATAAGGTACTGACCGAAGTCTGAACTGCTAGCCGTCCATGCGTTTCTGCCTACGCCACAACATATACGCATGCATGCAACTCAAAATGAACTTAAGGAAGCAGCCGTACTTAACAAGATACATCTATCAGAGGATTAAGTATTACAGTATTTGTCATGTAGACAACATGATATAAGCTTTATAGGAACACTATTATCATTTGTAAGAAATTTATCTTGAGCCGGGAACATCAAGTTTCTACATAGAGCTTGTAATACTTACATTAAACATAGTCACATTCATTGACCAATCGAATCAATCAGTTCTTTCGGATTTACTGTACGAATTTTATTGTAACAGATCAAAGCAACAATTCTTAAAGAAGAAGTAAGAAAAGACAAGCTGTAAGATTACATGTTATTTTTTTAAGTAATCCTTTTTCCCAAGCAAGAATGAGAAAGTACCATTGTCACAGGTAAGTGTATCGTAGATAAACATTACATAAACATACATAAGTAAAATGaaaagttacattttatatTTCGTAAATGACTCTTCGAAGAGTTCACTTGAAATATGCAAGAGGATCCATGTTTAATGTagaaaatataatgattgaaattatattaaacattatataaaaaggtgaaataaaatttgtacaattgttTCTTATCGATTTATTATACTCACTGACTAAATTTATATAGTTATGTCTGTACATCTTTGTTACAAATAAAAGGAGACTGTTGTCCCATGAGAAAGTATAACAATGTATAAAACAATTATTAGAACAGATCCCGGAGTATTATGGACATTCCTGTTTCTTAAAATATTTCTCCACATATTCTACATCTTCAGGAAACGATGGAATACTATTTGCAAGAAGTTTGTCACTACTTATTATTTCAAAGAGAGCATTTCGCGGCTGAGGtggttttccattttcttgcaGTGCTACAGCAACACAGTGCTGGGAATCTAACAGTGTCTCTTCGAACAACCATTCCTGTTTTATACCATTCATATTCAAAACTGTATcggttgttataaaattaggTTTAAGCCTCGAGTTTGTTTTAAAGTCTAGCGTGCGAAGATCTATGGTGAGACCTATTCCTATGGCCTTTATGTAACTTTCTTTTAAAGCCCAGTGTCTACAAAACATTCCGATTTGTTCCGATTCATTCATTGACGgatgttttatttcattccattcgGAGGATGTTAAATTTCTATTCATTATTCTAAAAAATTCAGACAACTGTTTGCCGCCGGTATATTCCAGCTTCATTACGTCTGCGCCTAATTTCACATTTCTCGTTTCTCCCACCAATATCGTGTATTCACCTTGATGAGACACGTTAAAGTTTAAATCCGAACAGCCTCCTTTTAAGATAGGCTTGTTATGTTCGTCCCTTGCAAATACTATTTCATTGTAAGCAACATTTCCATACTCGTTAACAAATTTTCTCATCAACAATCTACCCGCAAGGGAAGCCCTAACATCTTTACGAAATACAAATCTTCCTAATCTTTCTTTTTCATCTAACTGTACGCACGAAATTGCATGCGCGAATTCCTTCTCGCTCGGGTTCCATTCGAACCATTTAAATGCCCATCGAATACTTTGAAACATTTTgatataatgaattttattcgGTAACTTAATCTATCACTCTATTAGTTAGAATATATGTAAAATTCTTATATATATCTTCCTGTTCTTAAAGCACtgcttttttaaaaaagttcttGTCTCTAAAAAACCGGGCTACTCTTTAGCATCCACCTGAAGCAAATAGACAAGATAATATTACTGAcgattttagaaaatttattgaaaaagaaaTGAACATTAATTGTTCGGAACAAAACAGTAATGTAGGCATCGCGTGAAAATGTAATCAGATGTACAGAATAACTGTGCAATGAGTCAGTCAGTTTAATTCAGCTAATTCAGATCTGAAGTTCTTTTAATTGAGGCAGGCATGTGGGTGTTCATAAGATCAACGCCTCTTTAACACACTCTGCTATTCGAAACATTATTTCTTGTTGTAGAAAACACCgatacatataaaataaatattgaatacaCTACCTGTTTTTGttattaaattcaatttcaagTATAGATAAAGGGAAGCACTCTTAACAAACAGATATACATGTGTATATAGTTTTCTCAaggtataataatatatatctatatatatagatGGCAAGCAACAAAACTACCGATAGTGAAATGTTTCTATTTCTATACTCTTGTGAAA is a genomic window of Lasioglossum baleicum chromosome 14, iyLasBale1, whole genome shotgun sequence containing:
- the Nrx-iv gene encoding neurexin-4 isoform X4, whose amino-acid sequence is MDLCRIGNPRRYQNDRFVTVYDECNEPLLDRAHLRATSELSGRGPYNARLNGRNAWTASSSDFGQYLIIDLGQIMNITAVATQGRAVQKEYVMEYGISYGTNGLDYVDYKEEDGNIKMFKGNVDGDTIKLNKFEVPIIAQWLRINPTRWRDRISLRLELYGCNYVSHVLSFNGSSLLRYDLLREPIETDRHFIRFRFKTNNADGVLMYSRGTQGDYVALQLKDNRMILNIDLGSGIMTSLSVGSLLDDNMWHDVLISRNRKNISFSVDRVLIKGRVKGEFYRLDLNRALYIGGVPNKQDGLLVNQNFTGCIENFYLNATNIIHDLTETEITGENLRYYKVNTLYSCPEPPVIPVTFLTQGSYARLKGYEGISSMNVSLTFRTYEDKGIILYHQFTSPGFVKLYLEDGKLKVDIQTKDSPPVVLDNFNEKFNDGKWHQVTLAISKNSLILNVDGTPMRTKRMLEMTTGPVYLIGGVTGIESNRGFVGCMRMISIDGNYKLPTDWKEEEYCCKNEVVFDACQMMDRCNPNPCKHSGVCRQNSDEFFCDCANTGYTGAVCHTSLNPLSCEAYKNINSVNQRADIKIDVDGSGPLDPFRVVCEFYTDGRVRTIVRHNNERITPVDGFQEPGSFVQDIIYDADMDQIEALLNRSTSCSQRISYECVRSKLFNSPVPQGDYFRPNSWWVSRNNQKMDYWGGALPGSRKCECGILGNCADPTKWCNCDSDLDGALEDSGDITEKEYLPVKQLRFGDTGTPVDEKEGRYTLGPLVCEGDDLFKNVVTFRVVDATINLPTFDIGHSGDIFFEFKTTIDNAVIIHSKGPTDYIKISINSGNQIQFQYLAGGGPLTVSVQTSYRLADNRWHSVSVERNRKEARIVVDGALKNEVREPPGPVRAVHLTSDLVVGATTDYRDGYVGCIRALLLNGQLQDLRSYTRQGLYGVSEGCMGKCESSPCLNNGTCHERYDGYSCDCRWTAFKGPICADEIGVNMRPSSIIKYDFMGSWRSTISEKIRVGFTTTNPRGFLLGLFSNISGEYMTIMVSNSGHLRVVFDFGFERQEVIFPNKHFGLGQYHDVRVGRKNSGSTLVLQVDNYEPKEFHFNIKTSADAQFNNIQYMYIGRNESMTEGFAGCLSRVEFDDIYPLKLLFQEDGPANVRTFGTPLTEDFCGVEPITHPPDVVETRPPPEVDEEKVRAAYNETDTAILGSVLAIIIIALVIMAVLIGRYMSRHKGEYLTQEDKGAEIALDPDSAVVHSTTGHQVQKKKEWFI
- the Nrx-iv gene encoding neurexin-4 isoform X2, whose translation is MGICVTVTQLGGNLVTVLTTRPAQQYVPRELLSERAMTIRCIVLVFAIASNSFASAYDECNEPLLDRAHLRATSELSGRGPYNARLNGRNAWTASSSDFGQYLIIDLGQIMNITAVATQGRAVQKEYVMEYGISYGTNGLDYVDYKEEDGNIKMFKGNVDGDTIKLNKFEVPIIAQWLRINPTRWRDRISLRLELYGCNYVSHVLSFNGSSLLRYDLLREPIETDRHFIRFRFKTNNADGVLMYSRGTQGDYVALQLKDNRMILNIDLGSGIMTSLSVGSLLDDNMWHDVLISRNRKNISFSVDRVLIKGRVKGEFYRLDLNRALYIGGVPNKQDGLLVNQNFTGCIENFYLNATNIIHDLTETEITGENLRYYKVNTLYSCPEPPVIPVTFLTQGSYARLKGYEGISSMNVSLTFRTYEDKGIILYHQFTSPGFVKLYLEDGKLKVDIQTKDSPPVVLDNFNEKFNDGKWHQVTLAISKNSLILNVDGTPMRTKRMLEMTTGPVYLIGGVTGIESNRGFVGCMRMISIDGNYKLPTDWKEEEYCCKNEVVFDACQMMDRCNPNPCKHSGVCRQNSDEFFCDCANTGYTGAVCHTSLNPLSCEAYKNINSVNQRADIKIDVDGSGPLDPFRVVCEFYTDGRVRTIVRHNNERITPVDGFQEPGSFVQDIIYDADMDQIEALLNRSTSCSQRISYECVRSKLFNSPVPQGDYFRPNSWWVSRNNQKMDYWGGALPGSRKCECGILGNCADPTKWCNCDSDLDGALEDSGDITEKEYLPVKQLRFGDTGTPVDEKEGRYTLGPLVCEGDDLFKNVVTFRVVDATINLPTFDIGHSGDIFFEFKTTIDNAVIIHSKGPTDYIKISINSGNQIQFQYLAGGGPLTVSVQTSYRLADNRWHSVSVERNRKEARIVVDGALKNEVREPPGPVRAVHLTSDLVVGATTDYRDGYVGCIRALLLNGQLQDLRSYTRQGLYGVSEGCMGKCESSPCLNNGTCHERYDGYSCDCRWTAFKGPICADEIGVNMRPSSIIKYDFMGSWRSTISEKIRVGFTTTNPRGFLLGLFSNISGEYMTIMVSNSGHLRVVFDFGFERQEVIFPNKHFGLGQYHDVRVGRKNSGSTLVLQVDNYEPKEFHFNIKTSADAQFNNIQYMYIGRNESMTEGFAGCLSRVEFDDIYPLKLLFQEDGPANVRTFGTPLTEDFCGVEPITHPPDVVETRPPPEVDEEKVRAAYNETDTAILGSVLAIIIIALVIMAVLIGRYMSRHKGEYLTQEDKGAEIALDPDSAVVHSTTGHQVQKKKEWFI